A region from the Streptomyces lydicus genome encodes:
- the egtB gene encoding ergothioneine biosynthesis protein EgtB, whose product MTPDPELLRERAASALLAARDRTRLLTTCVEGPDLIAQHSPLMSPLVWDLAHIGNQEEQWLLRTVGGRDALRPDIDSVYDAFEHPRARRPSLPLLAPDEAHGYVAEVRGRVLDILERTELHGGPLLDSGFAFGMIAQHEQQHDETMLITHQLRRGPAVLTAPEPPPACDDIFPAEVLVPGGPFSMGTSTEPWALDNERPAHHRLVPSFLIDTTPVSNGAYQRFIEAGGYEDPRWWAPEGWAQVQEHALRAPLFWKRDGGQWLRRRFGVTEPVPPDEPVLHVSWYEADAYARWAGRRLPTEAEWEKAARHDPATGRARRYPWGDEDPTPAHANLGQRHLRPAPIGSYPDGQSPLGVRQLIGDVWEWTASDFLPYPGFAAFPYREYSEVFFGDEYKVLRGGSFAVDPVACRGTFRNWDLPIRRQIFSGFRTARDADPAADA is encoded by the coding sequence GTGACCCCCGATCCCGAGCTCCTTCGTGAGCGCGCGGCCTCGGCGCTGCTCGCCGCCCGTGACCGCACCCGCCTGCTGACCACCTGTGTCGAGGGTCCCGACCTCATCGCGCAGCACTCCCCCCTGATGTCCCCGCTGGTGTGGGACCTGGCGCACATAGGCAACCAGGAGGAGCAGTGGCTGCTGCGCACCGTGGGCGGCCGGGACGCGCTGCGCCCGGACATCGACTCCGTCTACGACGCCTTCGAACACCCCCGCGCCCGGCGCCCCTCGCTTCCGCTGCTCGCGCCCGACGAGGCGCACGGCTATGTCGCCGAGGTCCGCGGACGGGTGCTGGACATCCTGGAGCGCACCGAGCTGCACGGCGGTCCGCTGCTCGACTCCGGCTTCGCCTTCGGCATGATCGCGCAGCATGAGCAGCAGCACGACGAGACCATGCTCATCACACACCAGCTCCGCCGCGGCCCGGCCGTCCTCACCGCGCCCGAACCGCCGCCCGCCTGCGACGACATCTTTCCCGCGGAGGTCCTGGTGCCCGGCGGGCCGTTCTCCATGGGCACCTCCACCGAGCCCTGGGCACTGGACAACGAGCGGCCCGCGCACCACCGGCTGGTGCCCTCCTTCCTGATCGACACCACACCCGTCAGCAACGGCGCCTACCAGCGGTTCATCGAGGCCGGCGGCTACGAGGACCCACGCTGGTGGGCCCCGGAGGGCTGGGCCCAGGTCCAGGAGCACGCGCTGCGGGCACCGCTGTTCTGGAAGCGCGACGGGGGCCAGTGGCTGCGCCGGAGGTTCGGGGTGACCGAACCGGTGCCGCCGGACGAGCCCGTGCTCCATGTGAGCTGGTACGAGGCGGACGCCTATGCGCGCTGGGCCGGGCGGCGGCTGCCGACCGAGGCCGAGTGGGAGAAGGCCGCCCGGCACGATCCGGCGACCGGGCGGGCCAGGCGCTACCCCTGGGGCGACGAGGACCCCACACCGGCGCATGCCAACCTCGGCCAGCGGCATCTGCGGCCCGCGCCCATCGGCAGCTACCCGGACGGGCAGTCCCCGCTGGGCGTGCGCCAGCTGATCGGCGATGTGTGGGAGTGGACGGCGAGCGACTTCCTGCCGTACCCGGGCTTCGCCGCCTTCCCCTACCGGGAGTACTCGGAGGTGTTCTTCGGCGACGAGTACAAGGTGCTGCGCGGTGGCTCGTTCGCCGTCGACCCGGTCGCCTGCCGGGGCACCTTCCGCAACTGGGACCTGCCGATCCGCCGGCAGATCTTCTCCGGGTTCCGCACCGCCCGGGACGCCGACCCGGCGGCGGACGCATGA
- the egtC gene encoding ergothioneine biosynthesis protein EgtC, with translation MCRHLAYLGPEIPIGQVVLAPPHSLYRQSWEPRRQRHGTVNADGFGVGWYAPGDPVPARYRRAGPIWGDDLLPDLGRVVRTGALLAAVRDATVAGADAEAAAAPYAEGRYLFSHNGAVSGWPDSLAPLAAELPPGELLRLPARCDAAFLWALVRHRLARGDELGEALAGTVTAVAAAAPGSRLNLLLTDGTAIAATTWGDTLCHLAVPQGGTVVASEPYDDSPHWTEVPDRTLLRATGTEVHLTPLKEPAT, from the coding sequence ATGTGCCGTCATCTTGCTTATCTGGGACCCGAGATACCCATCGGACAGGTGGTCCTGGCCCCGCCGCACAGCCTGTACCGGCAGTCGTGGGAACCGCGCCGGCAGCGGCACGGGACGGTCAACGCCGACGGGTTCGGCGTCGGCTGGTACGCGCCGGGCGATCCGGTGCCCGCCCGCTACCGGCGGGCCGGGCCGATCTGGGGCGACGATCTGCTGCCCGACCTGGGGCGGGTGGTGCGTACCGGCGCGCTGCTGGCCGCGGTGCGCGACGCCACCGTGGCCGGTGCGGACGCCGAGGCGGCGGCCGCGCCGTACGCCGAGGGGCGCTATCTGTTCAGCCACAACGGCGCGGTGTCCGGCTGGCCGGACTCGCTCGCCCCGCTGGCGGCCGAACTGCCGCCGGGAGAGCTGCTGCGGCTGCCGGCCCGCTGCGACGCGGCGTTCCTGTGGGCACTGGTCCGCCACCGGCTGGCGCGCGGCGACGAGCTCGGCGAGGCGCTGGCCGGCACGGTGACGGCGGTCGCCGCTGCCGCGCCCGGCTCCCGGCTCAATCTGCTGCTGACCGACGGCACCGCCATCGCCGCCACCACCTGGGGCGACACGCTGTGCCACCTGGCCGTTCCCCAGGGCGGCACGGTGGTCGCCTCCGAACCGTACGACGATTCCCCCCACTGGACCGAGGTCCCGGACCGCACCCTGCTGCGCGCCACCGGGACCGAGGTCCACCTCACCCCGCTCAAGGAGCCCGCCACGTGA
- the egtD gene encoding L-histidine N(alpha)-methyltransferase, giving the protein MSPLSITRTLPADATAAALRADVTQGLSRTPKQLPPKWFYDARGSELFEDITKLPDYYPTRAEREILLTRADHIAAATRARTLVELGSGSSDKTRHLLGALTELHSYVPIDVSESALAVASETLLAEHPGLTVHALVADFQQGIELPDTPGPRLLAFLGGTIGNLLPEERAAFLQSVHTMLSPGDALLLGTDLVKDEATLVAAYDDPQGVTAAFNKNVLEVINRELGGDFDPADFDHVALWNAEREWIEMRLRARKDLTVKIPGVDLAVGFTAGEDLRTEVSAKFRQEGVRSELAAAGLKLSSWWTDSTDRFALSLSFRV; this is encoded by the coding sequence GTGAGCCCGCTCAGCATCACCCGCACCCTCCCTGCCGACGCCACCGCGGCCGCGCTGCGCGCCGATGTCACCCAGGGCCTGTCCCGTACCCCCAAACAGCTGCCGCCCAAGTGGTTCTACGACGCCCGCGGGAGCGAGCTGTTCGAGGACATCACCAAGCTGCCCGACTACTACCCGACCCGCGCCGAGCGGGAGATCCTGCTCACCCGTGCGGATCACATCGCCGCGGCCACCCGGGCCCGCACCCTGGTCGAGTTGGGGTCGGGCTCCTCCGACAAGACCCGCCATCTCCTGGGCGCGCTGACCGAACTGCACTCCTATGTGCCCATCGACGTCAGCGAGTCCGCGCTCGCCGTGGCGAGTGAGACGCTGCTCGCCGAGCATCCCGGCCTCACCGTGCACGCGCTGGTCGCCGACTTCCAGCAGGGCATCGAACTCCCCGACACCCCCGGCCCGCGGCTGCTCGCCTTCCTCGGCGGCACCATCGGCAACCTGCTCCCCGAGGAGCGCGCCGCGTTCCTGCAGTCCGTACACACCATGCTCTCCCCGGGCGATGCGCTGCTCCTCGGCACCGACCTGGTCAAGGACGAGGCCACGCTCGTCGCCGCCTACGACGACCCACAGGGCGTGACGGCGGCGTTCAACAAGAACGTCCTGGAGGTCATCAACCGTGAACTGGGCGGCGACTTCGACCCGGCAGACTTCGACCATGTCGCCCTGTGGAACGCCGAGCGCGAGTGGATCGAGATGCGGCTGCGGGCCCGCAAGGACCTGACCGTCAAGATCCCCGGAGTGGACCTGGCGGTGGGCTTCACCGCGGGCGAGGACCTGCGGACCGAGGTCTCGGCCAAGTTCCGCCAGGAGGGCGTACGGTCCGAACTCGCGGCGGCCGGGCTGAAGTTGAGCAGTTGGTGGACGGACAGCACGGACCGCTTCGCGCTGTCACTGTCCTTCCGCGTCTGA
- a CDS encoding phosphatidylinositol-specific phospholipase C has protein sequence MGLGLDRRGFLRGAAGLSAAGVLAGVGSGRYTADAASRRAPRLSVQDWMSALGDATPVQRLTIPGTHDSGARVGGPWVACQNTPVDAQLSSGIRFLDVRCRAIDNVFAIHHGAFYQELMFGDVLNACRAFLQAHPSETVLMRVKQEYSEVSAEEFRRIFGSYLDDKGYRSLFRLDPGLPTLGQARGRVVLLADSDGLGGVRYADPQLFDIQDDYMAEPFGKYPKIEAQFRKAVAQPGKLFVNYVSTAALLPPRSNADRLNPQVKRLLEGPEGSGWTGLGIVPMDFPNETGLAETLIRHQLAGQGVRLAA, from the coding sequence ATGGGGCTGGGACTGGATCGACGGGGATTCCTCCGGGGCGCGGCCGGGCTGTCGGCCGCCGGGGTGCTGGCGGGTGTCGGCAGCGGGCGGTACACGGCGGACGCGGCATCGCGCCGGGCGCCCCGGCTGTCCGTACAGGACTGGATGTCGGCGCTCGGCGACGCCACCCCCGTCCAGCGGCTCACCATCCCCGGCACCCATGACTCGGGCGCCCGGGTGGGCGGCCCCTGGGTCGCCTGCCAGAACACCCCGGTCGACGCCCAGCTGAGCAGCGGTATCCGCTTCCTGGACGTCCGCTGCCGGGCCATCGACAACGTCTTCGCCATCCATCACGGCGCCTTCTACCAGGAGTTGATGTTCGGCGATGTGCTCAACGCCTGCCGGGCGTTCCTGCAGGCGCATCCCTCCGAGACGGTGCTGATGCGGGTCAAGCAGGAGTACTCGGAGGTCAGCGCGGAGGAGTTCCGCCGGATCTTCGGCAGCTACCTGGACGACAAGGGCTACCGGTCGCTGTTCCGGCTGGACCCCGGGCTGCCGACGCTCGGTCAGGCGCGCGGCCGGGTGGTGCTGCTGGCGGACTCCGACGGCCTGGGCGGCGTCCGTTACGCCGATCCACAGCTGTTCGACATCCAGGACGACTACATGGCGGAGCCGTTCGGCAAGTACCCGAAGATCGAGGCCCAGTTCCGCAAGGCCGTCGCCCAGCCCGGCAAGCTCTTCGTCAATTACGTCAGCACCGCCGCGCTGCTTCCGCCCCGCTCCAACGCGGACCGGCTCAACCCGCAGGTCAAGCGGCTGCTGGAGGGCCCGGAAGGGAGCGGTTGGACGGGTCTGGGGATCGTCCCGATGGACTTCCCGAACGAGACCGGCCTGGCGGAGACGCTGATCCGGCACCAGCTCGCGGGGCAGGGGGTGCGGCTCGCGGCGTGA
- a CDS encoding trypsin-like serine peptidase — METSARGTEPADHAGGADRNAGAPAAEDCLGPGGPACTGRGRPGVPLRATLALGVLTVVVGSTALALGPPSRDPFLAAGDTATGSYLASRADGEQAAAAVLAGPYEERPGPPVTARYGEGTAAPLTPVPLTASRPLRAAPAAPAPAIGALFSPGDDGAPVHHCTASVVHAPGGDLIVTAAHCVHDDGFRTRLVFAPGLHDGIAPYGLWVPTRIHVDPRWISDRDPDHDVAFLRVRRAGRPGGRIEDVTGAERIRFGAPAGRPAQLTGYPEDQDTPVSCRHTADAQGPTQLRFVCPGFPNGTSGGPMLTDLDPATGTGSLIGVIGGLDEGGDDFVSYSSRFGPDAAELYRRAATEPDPRAARPGALAAALDVMPRAAPRS, encoded by the coding sequence GTGGAGACGAGCGCACGCGGGACCGAGCCGGCGGACCACGCCGGCGGGGCGGACCGGAACGCCGGGGCACCGGCGGCCGAGGACTGCCTCGGTCCCGGCGGCCCGGCCTGTACCGGCCGCGGCCGGCCCGGCGTTCCGCTGCGGGCGACCCTGGCGCTCGGGGTGCTGACCGTAGTCGTGGGCAGCACCGCGCTGGCCCTGGGGCCCCCGTCCCGCGACCCGTTCCTCGCCGCCGGGGACACCGCCACCGGGTCCTACCTCGCGAGCCGGGCCGACGGCGAGCAGGCCGCCGCCGCGGTGCTGGCCGGCCCCTACGAGGAGCGGCCGGGTCCACCGGTGACGGCACGGTACGGCGAGGGGACGGCGGCCCCGCTGACGCCGGTCCCGCTGACGGCGTCCCGGCCGCTGCGGGCGGCCCCGGCGGCGCCCGCACCGGCGATCGGTGCGCTCTTCTCCCCCGGCGACGACGGTGCCCCGGTCCACCACTGCACGGCCAGCGTGGTGCACGCCCCCGGCGGTGACCTCATCGTCACCGCGGCGCACTGTGTGCACGACGACGGCTTCCGCACCCGGCTGGTGTTCGCGCCCGGCCTGCACGACGGGATCGCGCCGTACGGCCTGTGGGTTCCCACCCGGATCCATGTCGATCCGCGCTGGATCAGCGACCGGGACCCCGACCACGATGTGGCGTTCCTGCGGGTACGCCGGGCGGGGCGGCCCGGCGGCCGGATCGAGGATGTCACCGGCGCCGAACGGATCCGGTTCGGCGCACCGGCCGGACGCCCTGCGCAGCTGACCGGCTACCCCGAGGACCAGGACACCCCGGTCAGCTGCCGGCACACGGCGGACGCCCAGGGCCCGACCCAACTCCGGTTCGTCTGCCCGGGTTTCCCGAACGGGACGAGCGGCGGGCCGATGCTCACCGACCTCGACCCGGCCACCGGTACCGGGTCACTGATCGGCGTGATAGGCGGTCTCGACGAGGGCGGCGACGACTTCGTCTCGTACAGCAGCCGGTTCGGGCCGGATGCGGCCGAGCTCTACCGGCGGGCGGCCACGGAGCCGGACCCGCGGGCCGCCCGGCCCGGCGCCCTGGCCGCCGCGCTGGATGTCATGCCCCGCGCGGCACCACGGTCTTGA
- a CDS encoding phosphatidylinositol-specific phospholipase C domain-containing protein, whose product MNGKRCVGTVAAAAAAVIAVSGPAGAEPAATTYGTSTSVGVHNAYDKEKYHYFADALDSGAALLELDLWSNGLGRSWRVSHSNPLGNNSNCEGAANASELRTKNRDQDFAGCLADMKAWHDAHPGHRPILLKVEMKDGFNAKGGRGPAEFDALVRQKLGNAVYGPGDLTGRHATADEAVRAGGWPSRADLAGKFLFELIPGTVEEKNPFDKLWTDVEYAGHLKSLAAQGKLAQSTAFPAVHGAAPGDPRERYTDPSLRPWFVVFDGDAATYLNGSIDTSWYDTRNYLLIMTDAHNVPPVIDGTHPTEAQALDRVRQLAAAHASFATADWYPLPSVLKTVVPRGA is encoded by the coding sequence ATGAACGGAAAGCGGTGCGTGGGGACGGTGGCCGCCGCGGCGGCGGCAGTGATCGCGGTGAGCGGCCCGGCGGGCGCCGAGCCGGCCGCCACGACATACGGCACCAGCACGTCCGTGGGCGTCCACAACGCTTACGACAAGGAGAAGTACCACTACTTCGCGGACGCCCTGGACTCCGGCGCCGCACTGCTCGAACTCGACCTCTGGTCCAACGGGCTGGGCCGGTCCTGGCGCGTCTCGCACAGCAACCCGCTGGGGAACAACAGCAACTGCGAAGGCGCCGCGAACGCCTCGGAACTGCGCACCAAGAACCGCGATCAGGACTTCGCCGGCTGCCTGGCCGACATGAAGGCCTGGCACGACGCCCACCCCGGCCACCGCCCGATCCTGCTCAAGGTCGAGATGAAGGACGGCTTCAACGCCAAGGGCGGCCGCGGGCCCGCCGAGTTCGACGCGCTGGTACGGCAGAAGCTGGGCAATGCGGTCTACGGCCCCGGGGACCTCACCGGCCGGCACGCCACCGCCGACGAAGCCGTGCGGGCCGGCGGCTGGCCCTCCCGGGCCGACCTGGCGGGCAAGTTCCTGTTCGAGCTGATACCCGGCACGGTCGAGGAGAAGAACCCGTTCGACAAGCTGTGGACCGACGTCGAGTACGCCGGCCACCTCAAGAGCCTTGCGGCGCAAGGGAAGCTGGCGCAGTCGACGGCGTTCCCCGCGGTGCACGGGGCCGCTCCCGGCGATCCCCGCGAGCGCTACACCGACCCGTCGCTGCGTCCCTGGTTCGTGGTCTTCGACGGCGACGCCGCGACGTATCTCAACGGCAGTATCGACACCTCCTGGTACGACACCCGCAACTACCTGCTCATCATGACCGACGCCCACAATGTGCCGCCGGTCATCGACGGCACCCACCCGACCGAGGCGCAGGCACTGGACCGGGTCCGGCAACTCGCCGCGGCACACGCCAGCTTCGCCACCGCCGACTGGTACCCGCTGCCGTCCGTCCTCAAGACCGTGGTGCCGCGCGGGGCATGA